From the Diospyros lotus cultivar Yz01 chromosome 13, ASM1463336v1, whole genome shotgun sequence genome, one window contains:
- the LOC127788290 gene encoding serine carboxypeptidase-like 45, translating to MLTQAWPFMATMMFFLCICLPVESAAEADQILLLPGQPQVSFRQFSGYITVDDKQDRALFYYFVEAEANPASKPLVLWLNGGPGCSSIGAGAFCEHGPFKPAGDILVKNDYSWNKAANMLYLESPAGVGFSYSANKSFYSSVNDAATARDSLVFLEHWFSQFPEYKNREFFITGESYGGHYVPQLAEFIIRSKAPFNLKGIAIGNPLLEFNTDFNSRAEYFWSHGLISDATYEQFNGVCNFSQIRRQQQAGALTPPCSRVWAAASREISRFVDTYDVTLDVCLSSIDSQSQLLHSMGDATKIDVCVEDETISYLNRKDVQKAFHARLVGVEQWTVCSEVLSYEMQNLEVPTIGLLGSLVKSGIRVLVYSGDQDSVIPLTGTRMLVNGLAKELGLDTTVPYRAWFEGRQVAGWTQVYRDIMTFATVRGAAHEAPFSQPERSLALLSAFLAAKPLPVAVPFTTTKPIH from the exons ATGTTAACTCAAGCATGGCCTTTCATGGCGACGATGATGTTCTTTCTGTGTATATGTTTACCTGTAGAGTCCGCCGCCGAAGCTGATCAAATCCTGCTGCTGCCGGGCCAACCACAGGTCAGTTTCCGGCAATTCTCAGGCTACATCACGGTCGACGACAAGCAAGACCGAGCTCTCTTCTACTACTTCGTTGAAGCCGAAGCCAACCCCGCTTCAAAGCCTCTTGTTCTTTGGTTAAATGGAG GGCCTGGTTGTTCCTCCATTGGAGCCGGAGCTTTCTGCGAGCATGGACCTTTTAAGCCAGCCGGAGACATTCTGGTCAAAAATGACTACAGCTGGAATAAAG CGGCAAACATGCTGTACCTGGAGTCGCCGGCCGGAGTTGGGTTCTCCTATTCGGCCAACAAATCCTTCTATTCATCAGTGAACGACGCCGCCACAG CACGCGACAGCCTCGTCTTTCTCGAGCACTGGTTCAGCCAATTCCCAGAGTACAAGAACAGAGAGTTCTTTATAACAGGGGAGAGTTACGGGG GACACTACGTGCCACAGCTGGCGGAGTTCATAATCCGATCCAAAGCACCCTTCAATCTAAAGGGCATAGCT ATAGGGAACCCGCTGTTGGAATTCAACACGGATTTCAACTCGAGGGCGGAGTACTTCTGGTCGCACGGTCTGATATCGGATGCGACGTACGAGCAGTTCAACGGCGTCTGCAACTTCTCGCAGATTAGAAGACAGCAGCAGGCCGGGGCTCTCACCCCGCCTTGCTCTCGAGTGTGGGCTGCAGCTTCAAGAGAGATCAGCAGATTCGTCGACACCTACGATGTCACATTGGACGTCTGCTTGTCATCCATCGATTCCCAATCTCAGCTTCTTCATTCAATG GGGGATGCTACAAAGATAGATGTGTGTGTGGAAGACGAAACTATTTCCTATTTGAATCGAAAAGATGTACAGAAAGCCTTCCATGCCCGACTTGTCGGAGTTGAGCAATGGACAGTTTGCAGCGA GGTGCTGAGTTATGAGATGCAAAACCTAGAGGTACCCACAATTGGATTACTGGGTTCCCTTGTGAAGTCTGGAATTAGAGTCTTGGTTTACAG TGGGGATCAAGACTCAGTGATCCCATTAACAGGGACTCGCATGCTGGTGAATGGGTTGGCCAAGGAGTTGGGCTTAGACACTACTGTTCCTTACAGAGCTTGGTTTGAAGGCAGACAG GTTGCTGGATGGACACAGGTTTATAGGGATATAATGACGTTTGCAACGGTGCGAGGAGCGGCTCATGAA